Proteins from a genomic interval of Streptomyces sp. TLI_235:
- a CDS encoding ATP-dependent DNA ligase, producing the protein MATSKKPATSSPVTVRPPVELVRPASWPLLPAARELPGPVLFQPKMDGFRAAGFHLETGRTLLQSRSGRDLTADFPDITRALTTLPEGTVVDGELVAWNGAHIDFTQLLRTPAARARDGIHVTYVVFDILAEPGRDLRARTAGERWEALSRLMAGVRPPLQQIIATTDRTEALRWLEQMQPFGVEGLIVKTLDGRYVPGARAGWWKVRHADTTDADLVGITGPISRPEACLVRLPDGRQEVTTPRLTGPQAQQVAAAVAGRLDPATAGPAARIHWVTEPQPVVEVLAGTGRHGEVHYIRLRLPD; encoded by the coding sequence ATGGCGACGTCGAAGAAACCCGCGACCTCCTCCCCGGTGACCGTGCGGCCGCCGGTGGAGCTGGTGCGTCCCGCCTCCTGGCCGCTCCTGCCCGCGGCGCGCGAGCTGCCCGGCCCGGTGCTGTTCCAGCCGAAGATGGACGGCTTCCGCGCCGCCGGCTTCCACCTCGAGACGGGCCGGACCCTGCTGCAGTCCCGCTCCGGACGCGACCTGACCGCCGACTTCCCCGACATCACCCGCGCCCTCACCACGCTCCCGGAGGGCACCGTCGTCGACGGCGAACTCGTCGCCTGGAACGGCGCCCACATCGACTTCACCCAGCTGCTGCGCACCCCGGCCGCCCGGGCCCGGGACGGCATCCACGTCACCTACGTGGTCTTCGACATCCTGGCGGAGCCCGGCCGGGACCTGCGCGCCCGGACGGCGGGGGAGCGGTGGGAGGCGCTGTCGCGGCTGATGGCCGGCGTGCGGCCGCCGCTGCAGCAGATCATCGCCACCACCGACCGCACCGAGGCGCTGCGCTGGCTGGAGCAGATGCAGCCCTTCGGCGTCGAGGGCCTGATCGTGAAAACCCTGGACGGCCGGTACGTGCCCGGCGCCCGCGCCGGCTGGTGGAAGGTGAGGCACGCCGACACCACCGACGCCGACCTCGTCGGTATCACCGGCCCCATCTCTCGACCGGAGGCGTGCCTGGTGCGGCTGCCCGACGGCCGCCAGGAAGTCACCACCCCGCGCCTGACCGGACCGCAGGCACAACAGGTCGCCGCCGCGGTCGCCGGCCGACTCGACCCGGCCACCGCCGGGCCCGCCGCGCGGATCCACTGGGTCACCGAACCGCAGCCCGTCGTCGAGGTCCTCGCCGGCACCGGCCGCCACGGCGAGGTCCACTACATCCGCCTCCGTCTGCCCGACTGA